A DNA window from Lachancea thermotolerans CBS 6340 chromosome G complete sequence contains the following coding sequences:
- the PKH3 gene encoding protein kinase PKH3 (weakly similar to uniprot|Q03306 Saccharomyces cerevisiae YDR466W) gives MASKRTPESYVFLEKLGQGSYSTVFRAVERANGLRNYAIKVCSKKHIIRERKVKYVTVEKDLLNLLAGGGHPGVVRLFCTFHDTDNLYYVLEFVSGGELLGLVRRMGRLPEEWCRRIASQLVDTVDYMHAKGVIHRDLKPENVLLSQEGRIVITDFGAACCASEGGSAPGAADRAASFVGTAEYVSPELLLHSQCSFGSDVWALGCIIYQLTQGAPPFRGDTELQSFEKIVALDYRWVYAAPPLIVALVQSILVLDPLQRPSAKQLKQNPWFTSVNWDDRTALWKGIWEVPNKGKSGSAHLPNAPSGPDAPAGGIRVTRRKPVQAKSTDAIVEWRKKLGLGPGALPSPPASAGGDIPKFGGPVHRTVSPAPAPSPAPSAASPAPVSVRTTSPAPAPRTINPTPRAIHPTPRPSLPAPRSVSSTSAPRTPPLAAPPVFVKRDIVSILEIPYDPSQRSITLAGYSKVEDSGITAFVTENKTNILKHSANHIVALDVKGLLSCQGPNQPVRSMVSVSDPDLSMYDFEFDEVNGKGFLILEKFKSKLWFLSAASSEQALPVKLRSINKDKPWVECFFAARKMVAEAESSKPKPTRPSSASRPTSATKSRPKQKINSSPRMVVSSSRYEVLHTLSGSGVKGGDATSGASAAFKSLTKK, from the coding sequence ATGGCGAGCAAGAGAACGCCAGAAAGCTATgtttttctggagaaacTGGGCCAGGGCTCGTACTCCACGGTTTTCCGTGCGGTGGAGCGGGCCAACGGGCTGAGAAACTACGCAATCAAGGTGTGCTCGAAGAAACACATCATCAGAGAGCGCAAGGTCAAGTACGTGACGGTCGAGAAGGACCTACTAAACCTTCTGGCGGGCGGCGGGCACCCGGGCGTGGTGCGGCTGTTTTGCACGTTCCACGACACGGACAACCTGTACTACGTGCTGGAGTTCGTGAGCGGTGGTGAGTTGCTCGGGCTGGTGCGGCGCATGGGGCGGCTGCCGGAGGAGTGGTGCCGGCGCATTGCGAGCCAGCTCGTGGACACAGTGGACTATATGCACGCAAAGGGCGTGATCCACCGAGACCTAAAGCCGGAAAACGTGCTGCTGTCGCAGGAGGGCCGCATCGTGATCACAGACTTCGGCGCCGCGTGCTGCGCGAGCGAAGGCGGCAGCGCGCCGGGCGCGGCGGACCGCGCCGCATCGTTTGTGGGTACCGCGGAGTACGTGTCGCccgagctgctgctccaCAGCCAGTGCAGCTTCGGCAGCGACGTGTGGGCCCTGGGGTGCATTATCTACCAGCTGACGCAGGGCGCGCCGCCCTTCAGGGGCGACACGGAGCTGCAGTCGTTCGAAAAAATCGTGGCGCTGGACTATAGGTGGGTGTAcgcggcgccgccgctcATCGTGGCGCTGGTGCAGAGCATCCTGGTACTGGATCCTCTGCAGAGGCCGTCGGCcaagcagctcaagcaaAATCCGTGGTTTACTTCAGTCAACTGGGACGACCGCACCGCGCTGTGGAAGGGCATCTGGGAGGTGCCGAACAAGGGCAAAAGCGGCTCTGCGCACCTGCCGAACGCGCCGTCGGGGCCTGACGCGCCTGCAGGCGGTATTAGGGTCACCAGGCGGAAGCCTGTCCAGGCAAAAAGTACAGACGCCATTGTCGAGTGGAGGAAAAAGCTTGGCCTCGGCCCCGGGGCACTGCCGTCGCCGCCTGCGTCTGCGGGCGGCGACATACCGAAGTTTGGCGGTCCTGTGCATCGTACTGTGTCccctgctccagctccttCTCCAGCGCCATCTGCTGCATCTCCAGCGCCTGTGTCGGTTCGTACTACGTCTCCAGCTCCGGCTCCCCGCACTATAAATCCAACTCCCCGCGCTATACATCCAACTCCCCGCCCTTCGCTTCCAGCTCCTCGTTCGGTATCCTCTACATCTGCCCCGCGCACACCGCCACTCGCGGCACCGCCCGTGTTTGTCAAGCGCGACATCGTGAGCATCCTAGAAATTCCCTATGACCCCAGCCAGCGCTCGATAACCCTGGCGGGCTATTCTAAAGTGGAAGATTCGGGCATTACAGCGTTTGTTACTGAAAACAAGACCAATATTCTAAAGCACTCTGCGAATCACATCGTGGCGTTAGACGTTAAAGGCCTTCTTTCATGTCAGGGCCCCAACCAGCCCGTTAGGTCGATGGTGTCTGTGTCCGACCCAGATTTGTCCATGTATGACTTCGAATTTGACGAAGTCAACGGCAAAGGGTTTTTGATACTGGAAAAATTCAAGTCGAAGCTTTGGTTCTTGTCGGCAGCATCCTCGGAGCAGGCTCTTCCAGTCAAGTTGCGCTCAATCAACAAGGACAAGCCATGGGTAGAATGCTTCTTTGCTGCTAGGAAGATGGtcgctgaagctgaaagtAGCAAGCCCAAGCCCACACGCCCTTCGAGTGCGTCGCGCCCAACATCTGCTACAAAATCGCGTCCAAAGCAAAAGATTAACTCATCTCCGAGAATGGTTGTGAGCTCGAGTCGATACGAGGTGCTGCATACGTTGTCGGGTTCTGGCGTCAAAGGCGGCGATGCTACgagcggcgccagcgccgcgtTCAAGAGCTTAACAAAGAAGTAG
- the TDA3 gene encoding Tda3p (similar to uniprot|P38758 Saccharomyces cerevisiae YHR009C Hypothetical ORF), with amino-acid sequence MSPSTHTVDQIEFLSRPSGKAEGKHHIVIVGAGIIGVCIAYYLTRHPSFDPKKHHITVLESKRVAGGASGKAGGLLATWAFPQQIVPLSFQLHQELSDEFDGENQWDYRRLTTVSLEADVQHVSEATDKDDANSTKSADSRSHTLSTRKKNKEPRSSVPKKKRCAQTTRSDRDGSDGDDESDDEDNDELESKEMGPEGLQESYSMGANQPPAPVLPEDLNWIRTQLVRDWSSLGGADSTAQVHPYKFTHFILHEAMKTGAVDLILGKVNEIKFNDVGCASGISYIPTSDDYDGEPDAVETLEAQQIVLAMGPWTSKILPDCPISGLRAHSITIKPSTGTVSPYAIFTELKIAHNNYFSPEMYARKDEVYVCGEGDTLVELPETSDAVEVVREKCDELYHYVSKLSPNLSQGHILKRQACYLPVLNVPTSSGPLIGETNMEGLYVASGHSCWGINNAPGTGKIMSELLLDGAAKSADISALDPGLYFDASVLD; translated from the coding sequence ATGAGCCCCTCCACCCATACTGTTGATCAGATCGAGTTTCTGTCGCGGCCCTCTGGAAAGGCCGAGGGCAAGCACCATATCGTCATCGTCGGGGCGGGCATCATCGGCGTGTGCATTGCGTACTACCTGACGCGCCACCCATCGTTCGACCCTAAAAAGCACCACATCACCGTGCTGGAGTCCAAGCGAGTCGCAGGCGGCGCGTCCGGCAAGGCGGGTGGGCTTTTGGCCACCTGGGCGTTCCCGCAGCAGATCGTGCCGCTGAGTTTCCAGCTCCACCAGGAGCTGAGCGACGAGTTCGACGGTGAGAATCAGTGGGACTACCGCCGTCTGACCACTGTCTCGCTGGAGGCAGACGTGCAGCATGTTTCGGAGGCAACCGACAAGGACGACGCGAACTCCACCAAGAGCGCGGACAGCAGATCTCATACCCTGTCCACgcgcaagaagaacaaagagccCCGCAGTTCTGTGCctaaaaagaagagatgTGCCCAGACCACAAGAAGCGACCGGGACGGCAGCGACGGTGACGATGAGagcgacgacgaggacaaCGACGAGCTGGAAAGCAAAGAAATGGGCCCCGAAGGGCTGCAGGAGTCCTACAGCATGGGTGCGAACCAGCCTCCCGCCCCTGTGCTCCCCGAGGATCTTAACTGGATCCGGACACAGCTTGTGCGCGACTGGTCCTCGCTGGGTGGCGCGGATTCTACCGCCCAAGTGCATCCTTACAAATTCACGCACTTTATTCTGCATGAAGCCATGAAGACCGGCGCCGTCGATCTCATCCTGGGGAAAGTTAACGAAATCAAGTTCAATGACGTTGGCTGTGCCTCCGGAATTTCCTACATACCGACCTCCGACGACTACGACGGGGAGCCGGATGCTGTAGAAACTCTAGAAGCGCAGCAGATCGTGCTGGCCATGGGCCCCTGGACGTCCAAGATCCTCCCTGACTGCCCTATCTCGGGCCTACGAGCACATTCCATTACTATCAAGCCCTCCACCGGCACAGTGTCACCTTATGCTATCTTCACAGAGCTGAAGATCGCTCACAACAACTACTTTTCTCCCGAGATGTACGCGCGCAAGGACGAGGTTTACGTATGTGGTGAGGGTGACACGTTGGTGGAGCTACCAGAGACAAGTGATGCTGTGGAAGTTGTCCGTGAAAAGTGCGACGAGCTGTACCACTACGTGTCCAAGCTGTCGCCCAATTTATCACAGGGTCACATCCTCAAGAGGCAGGCGTGTTACTTGCCAGTCCTCAACGTGCCCACTAGCTCCGGGCCTCTAATTGGCGAGACCAACATGGAAGGCCTGTATGTAGCTTCCGGCCACTCCTGCTGGGGCATCAATAACGCTCCGGGCACAGGTAAAATTATGAGTGAACTTCTATTGGACGGTGCGGCAAAGAGTGCAGACATTTCCGCTCTTGATCCAGGCTTGTACTTCGATGCAAGCGTATTGGATTAG
- the TLG1 gene encoding Tlg1p (similar to uniprot|Q03322 Saccharomyces cerevisiae YDR468C TLG1 member of the syntaxin family of t- SNAREs tSNARE that affects a Late Golgi compartment), whose protein sequence is MDDPFEQVLNDTREQASRLAQYLDAGHELDQEVRDILEDLEETVRELDSSIMVMRREGFVDNATILARENRMQDLKRELARLKTHMTSSSRSAQGDGSPETSEDPSSPRNNLLQEQMMEEQDQHLDTIHQTMQNLHLQASTMGQELEDQGMLLEEMDGGVDNVMSKLSRGRRQLEWVYEKNKEKYNDCCIGLLIVALIVLLVLAFVL, encoded by the coding sequence ATGGATGACCCCTTTGAGCAGGTCCTTAACGACACTCGTGAGCAGGCCAGCCGATTGGCCCAGTACCTAGATGCAGGGCACGAACTCGACCAAGAGGTGCGGGACATATTGGAAGATCTAGAAGAGACCGTACGAGAACTCGACTCTAGTATCATGGTAATGAGACGAGAAGGATTCGTCGATAACGCGACCATCTTGGCGCGAGAAAACCGCATGCAGGATCTCAAGCGAGAGCTAGCCAGGCTAAAGACGCATATGACGTCGTCCTCCCGAAGCGCACAGGGAGACGGCAGCCCTGAAACCTCTGAAGACCCTTCTTCCCCCAGAAACAACCTGCTTCAGGAGCAGATGATGGAAGAGCAGGACCAACACCTGGACACAATCCACCAGACCATGCAAAACCTCCACCTGCAGGCATCAACCATGGGCCAGGAGCTCGAGGACCAGGGCATGCTTCTCGAGGAGATGGACGGCGGCGTCGACAACGTCATGAGTAAGCTTTCGCGTGGACGCAGGCAACTCGAGTGGGTCTACgagaagaacaaggaaaaatATAACGACTGCTGCATAGGTCTGCTGATCGTCGCTCTGATAGTACTACTGGTCCTGGCCTTTGTGCTGTGA
- the SDC1 gene encoding Sdc1p (some similarities with uniprot|Q03323 Saccharomyces cerevisiae YDR469W): protein MDPEQAPKQESPQPFNADRVDFAETIGGSHTRKYLNQHVTPALLEGMRLVAKNKPSDPLRYLGEYLIKAGEDQDQPTNSSSQPNGSASQN from the coding sequence ATGGATCCAGAACAAGCACCAAAGCAGGAGAGCCCACAACCATTCAATGCCGATAGAGTCGACTTTGCCGAGACCATCGGTGGGTCTCACACCCGCAAGTATCTAAATCAGCATGTAACACCTGCCCTTCTTGAAGGGATGCGGCTtgttgccaaaaacaaacccAGCGATCCGCTCAGATACCTAGGTGAATACCTTATCAAAGCGGGTGAAGACCAAGACCAGCCTACAAACAGCAGCAGTCAGCCAAACGGCTCTGCTTCTCAAAACTAA
- the UGO1 gene encoding mitofusin complex protein UGO1 (similar to uniprot|Q03327 Saccharomyces cerevisiae YDR470C UGO1), with translation MDEVNTHQQLRPYYDPNTFNAGYSSVFKPDQGVIDNHGFSIASRLNIVSQSKSKVTKKLRESGMLSQLTTGLKNPSRDPESSAEEAQKSLADMEWSDLLNWRSWRAIGTQLLEQFLKRYFRHLIQQPFEVARFLLQVGEFNLIKPDDRSKITLEVEEEKADDSVEDDEEEIEYFPRADIGNQAEEIEGSASHQHHTEHSVPTLTKKIQPESLHTMDMLNSVMDEEGTRGLWRANNTTFIYNFLSVTLDAWFTGLLSPVFQVPDPFFIDIVHSTDTQKSVILTISASVFTGLVLLPVDIIRTRLTITSVKVGDRSLRNLLRKWSWRQHAFNLPLDLVLLKVGDSVATTLFSKLTSVTLYHLFNIDKYSQTMWYNTLEFMSKMVELFVRLPIENLSRRAQTWYLLRGKARDPFPVHEDNMIIIPRKYKGVWATLQERERTHELWRGWRLGLLSMLCGYGLKMMNLEALEEERF, from the coding sequence ATGGATGAGGTCAACACTCACCAGCAGCTCAGACCCTACTATGATCCGAATACTTTTAACGCCGGCTACAGTTCGGTCTTCAAGCCAGATCAAGGGGTCATCGATAATCATGGGTTCAGCATCGCTTCCAGGCTGAACATAGTGTCACAATCAAAATCGAAGGTTACTAAGAAACTGCGCGAATCCGGAATGCTTTCGCAGCTTACTACGGGCCTTAAAAACCCATCGCGGGATCCTGAGTCCTCCGCAgaagaagcacaaaaaTCCTTGGCCGACATGGAGTGGAGTGACCTGCTCAATTGGAGGTCGTGGAGGGCCATCGGTACTCAGCTTCTAGAGCAGTTCCTGAAGCGTTACTTCAGACACTTGATCCAGCAACCCTTCGAGGTTGCCAGATTCCTTCTGCAAGTAGGTGAGTTCAATCTCATCAAACCCGACGACCGTTCAAAGATTACTCTGGAGgttgaagaggaaaaggcTGATGATTCAGTggaagacgatgaagaggaaataGAATACTTCCCAAGAGCGGACATTGGTAaccaagcagaagaaatcGAGGGGTCCGCAAGCCATCAGCACCATACTGAGCATTCAGTGCCCACCCTCACGAAGAAAATACAACCCGAGTCCCTCCATACCATGGACATGCTGAATTCTGTGATGGATGAGGAAGGCACTCGCGGTCTCTGGAGAGCGAACAACACTACCTTCATCTACAATTTCTTGTCTGTTACGCTTGACGCGTGGTTCACCGGTCTGCTCAGTCCCGTTTTCCAGGTACCAGACCCCTTCTTCATTGACATAGTGCATTCCACAGATACGCAGAAATCGGTGATTCTGACTATTAGTGCTAGCGTCTTCACAGGTCTGGTACTTTTGCCTGTTGACATAATTCGCACGCGACTAACTATTACGTCTGTGAAGGTCGGAGATCGGAGTCTGCGAAACTTGTTGAGAAAATGGTCTTGGAGACAGCATGCTTTTAACCTTCCTCTGGATTTGGTCCTCCTCAAAGTCGGTGACTCTGTTGCCACTACCCTCTTCAGCAAGCTGACGAGTGTTACGCTTTACCATCTGTTTAACATTGACAAGTACTCTCAAACTATGTGGTACAACACCTTGGAGTTCATGTCAAAGATGGTGGAGCTGTTTGTTAGGCTGCCGATTGAAAACCTTTCAAGGCGCGCGCAGACGTGGTACCTGCTGCGGGGCAAAGCACGCGATCCTTTCCCTGTTCACGAAGACAACATGATAATAATCCCAAGGAAGTACAAGGGGGTTTGGGCTACATTGCAAGAGCGCGAACGCACACATGAACTCTGGCGCGGCTGGAGATTAGGGCTTCTGAGCATGCTCTGCGGCTATGGTCTAAAAATGATGAACCTTGAGGCTTTGGAGGAGGAAAGGTTCTGA
- a CDS encoding KLTH0G05324p (conserved hypothetical protein): MSEQAPDEKVPSSGSGLSEISRASSEDAAVNGAYGSEDARDVPPSPIEGYQEDLGEVVVGIRHLLDGNESLNSQVSQMDLRLTQTQLNLEGLVTRSTNNNKHLKSLLMSSQDVRRLEELIQQLARQQDAAVAAQEHAREREPPEHGAAAEVQRLNEELGRFKEQHGSLEALGLQVVAKKQELAVLETRCASATARLHERAEDLQKLRQDHLELDMRIDYALREKYKAVETNLALSAATFTQAGRPPVTKMNRITSMLRNQHTNGRRVVSLNVADNYGFTPSNNSDDGSD; this comes from the coding sequence ATGAGTGAACAAGCGCCGGACGAAAAAGTCCCCAGCAGTGGGAGTGGCCTCTCTGAAATTAGCCGCGCCTCGAGCGAGGACGCAGCAGTGAACGGTGCGTACGGGAGTGAGGATGCACGTGATGTGCCGCCCAGCCCCATAGAGGGCTACCAAGAGGACCTAGGCGAGGTTGTGGTAGGTATCAGGCACTTACTGGATGGCAATGAGTCTCTGAACTCTCAGGTTTCGCAGATGGACCTCAGGCTCACGCAAACGCAGCTGAACCTCGAGGGGCTTGTGACCCGCAGCACCAACAATAACAAGCACCTGAAGAGCCTTCTGATGTCCTCGCAGGACGTCAGGCGGCTCGAAGAGCTTATACAGCAGCTCGCGCGGCAACAGGATGCTGCGGTTGCTGCCCAAGAGCACGCGCGAGAGCGCGAGCCGCCGGAGCACGGGGCTGCGGCAGAGGTTCAGCGTTTAAATGAAGAATTAGGGCGCTTCAAGGAGCAGCATGGCTCGCTCGAGGCTCTCGGGTTGCAGGTAgtcgccaagaagcaggagCTTGCCGTGCTCGAGACGCGGTGCGCCAGCGCGACCGCCAGGCTCCACGAACGCGCTGAGGACCTACAAAAACTGCGACAGGACCACCTGGAGCTGGACATGCGCATTGATTACGCCCTGCGCGAGAAATACAAGGCCGTCGAAACCAACCTGGCGCTCTCGGCTGCCACCTTCACCCAGGCTGGGCGACCGCCGGTTACAAAAATGAATCGCATTACTAGCATGCTACGCAACCAACACACCAACGGTAGACGCGTAGTTTCGTTGAACGTGGCCGATAACTACGGCTTTACGCCGTCCAACAACTCCGACGACGGCTCGGATTAG
- a CDS encoding 60S ribosomal protein eL27 (highly similar to uniprot|P38706 Saccharomyces cerevisiae YHR010W RPL27A and to uniprot|P38706 Saccharomyces cerevisiae YDR471W RPL27B proteins component of the large (60S) ribosomal subunit), which yields MAKFLKAGKVAVVVRGRYAGKKVVIVKPHDEGSKAHPFGHALVAGIERYPLKVTKRQGAKKVAKRTRIKPFIKVINYNHLLPTRYTLDVEGFKSVVSTETFEEPSQREEAKKVIKKAFEERHQAGKNQWFFTKLNF from the exons ATGGctaagttcttgaaagctgGTAAAGTTG CTGTCGTTGTTCGCGGTCGTTACGCCGGTAAGAAGGTCGTGATCGTCAAGCCACACGACGAGGGCTCCAAGGCGCACCCATTCGGTCATGCCTTGGTCGCCGGTATCGAGAGATACCCATTGAAGGTTACCAAGAGACAGGGTGCCAAGAAGGTGGCCAAGAGAACCAGAATCAAGCCTTTCATTAAGGTCATCAACTACAACCACTTGTTGCCAACCAGATACACCTTGGACGTTGAGGGTTTCAAGTCTGTCGTCTCCACTGAGACTTTCGAGGAGCCTTCCCAACgtgaagaagccaagaaggttATCAAGAAGGCCTTCGAAGAAAGACACCAGGCCGGTAAGAACCAGTGGTTCTTCACCAAGTTGAACTTCTAA
- the DIA4 gene encoding putative serine--tRNA ligase DIA4 (similar to uniprot|P38705 Saccharomyces cerevisiae YHR011W DIA4 Probable mitochondrial seryl-tRNA synthetase) has translation MQLRALSTTACRALRKPQFDVKGISGRLEAYLHSIKARQLLASPQLSAELQNLPKQENELKLLNQQFARIQTARKDIEREIKEDKSKMLQSRHRLQELKTEAQAVAADLKHMQDKVQETCMSLPNLIHGDVPLTEPQVLQWLSPQSEFRPDPKRDHHDIMVRKELVDFRSAATVTGNSWYYLINDGALLEQALVSYATKKARDRGFIMCNPPSIAKNEVIDACGFRPRDMNGEQQIYHLADTQWGLTATAEIALAGLGIDAVLDLSRGSKKLCGVSRSYRAEAGARGKDTRGLYRVHEFTKVELFCWARPDDSDQMLEELRQFQTELVEELGLPAKVLNMPANDLGAPAYRKYDIEVWMPGRGSFGEITSTSNCTDFQSRRMNTKFKDPVTGKSSHVHTLNGTAMAVPRVIMALVENFYDPVSNLIAVPAPLVPYMDGKTHI, from the coding sequence ATGCAGCTGAGAGCGCTTTCCACAACGGCCTGTAGGGCCCTGCGGAAGCCCCAGTTCGATGTCAAAGGCATTTCAGGCCGACTAGAGGCCTATCTGCACTCCATTAAGGCGCGCCAGCTACTGGCGAGTCCACAACTCAGCGCCGAGCTACAAAACCTCCCAAAGCAGGAAAATGAGCTTAAGCTACTCAATCAGCAATTCGCAAGAATCCAAACTGCTCGTAAAGACATTGAGCGTGAGATCAAGGAAGACAAGTCCAAAATGCTGCAGTCCCGACATCGGCTTCAAGAATTGAAGACAGAGGCCCAAGCTGTAGCTGCGGACCTAAAACACATGCAGGACAAAGTTCAGGAAACTTGTATGTCCCTTCCCAATCTCATACATGGCGACGTACCACTTACCGAACCGCAGGTTCTGCAATGGCTCAGCCCGCAGTCTGAATTTAGGCCTGATCCAAAGCGCGATCACCACGACATCATGGTACGCAAGGAACTAGTTGACTTCCGCTCTGCCGCAACTGTGACCGGAAATTCGTGGTACTACCTCATCAACGATGGAGCGCTCCTCGAGCAGGCTCTGGTGTCGTACGCTACCAAGAAAGCACGGGACCGCGGTTTTATAATGTGCAATCCTCCAAGCATAGCCAAGAATGAGGTCATTGACGCCTGCGGTTTCAGGCCCCGTGATATGAATGGTGAACAACAAATTTACCATCTAGCCGATACACAATGGGGTCTCACGGCCACGGCAGAGATAGCTCTAGCAGGACTTGGAATTGATGCAGTATTGGATCTCTCCCGCGGCTCCAAGAAATTATGCGGCGTGAGTCGCAGTTACCGCGCAGAAGCTGGCGCCCGGGGTAAAGATACCAGAGGTCTCTACCGTGTGCATGAATTTACTAAAGTTGAGCTGTTTTGCTGGGCAAGACCGGATGACAGCGATCAAATGCTAGAAGAATTGCGGCAGTTCCAAACGGAGCTCGTAGAGGAGTTGGGACTTCCAGCGAAGGTCCTCAACATGCCCGCCAACGATCTGGGTGCCCCAGCATACCGTAAGTATGACATCGAGGTTTGGATGCCTGGAAGAGGCTCCTTTGGCGAAATCACCAGTACTTCAAACTGCACTGACTTCCAAAGTAGGCGCATGAAcacaaaattcaaagacCCCGTCACAGGGAAATCCTCGCATGTGCATACACTCAACGGTACAGCAATGGCCGTGCCTAGAGTCATTATGGCGCTTGTTGAGAACTTCTATGATCCAGTTTCCAACTTGATCGCGGTTCCGGCGCCATTAGTACCGTACATGGACGGGAAAACACACATATAG
- the VPS29 gene encoding retromer subunit VPS29 (similar to uniprot|P38759 Saccharomyces cerevisiae YHR012W VPS29 Protein involved in vacuolar protein sorting), whose product MLLLALSDAHIPERAIKDLPQKFKKLISVPNKIQQVVLLGNCTKSYSFLKFVNQISSNVVVVRGEFDNKTVAREEIPLNTIIKQGDFTIGCCNGYTVVPKSDPLSLLTLARQLDVDIVLWGGTHNVEAYTLEDKFFINPGTCTGAFNPDWPLPDASNDSTLEASADSSEPQTQASEGSTDNANDATVPAQDGKSDQDDVANKEDEDTDSEIDDFEVDGRCIPSFCLLDIQGSTCTLYIYTYVDGEVKVDKVVYNKK is encoded by the exons ATGTTGCTGCTGGCCCTGAGTGATGCGCATATTCCAGAGAGGGCGATT AAGGATCTCCCtcagaagttcaagaagttgattAGTGTACCCAACAAGATACAGCAAGTGGTACTTTTAGGTAACTGCACAAAGAGTTACagttttctgaagtttGTGAACCAAATATCGTCCAACGTTGTTGTAGTAAGAGGTGAATTTGATAACAAGACGGTAGCCAGAGAAGAAATACCGCTGAATACGATCATAAAGCAAGGGGACTTTACCATCGGCTGCTGCAATGGCTACACCGTGGTACCTAAAAGTGACCCGCTCTCACTGCTAACGCTAGCGCGGCAACTGGACGTCGACATTGTTCTTTGGGGAGGAACGCACAACGTGGAGGCCTACACACTTGAAGACAAGTTCTTCATAAACCCTGGCACCTGTACCGGAGCATTCAATCCAGATTGGCCACTTCCAGATGCAAGCAACGACTCCACGCTTGAGGCGTCCGCAGACTCAAGTGAACCACAGACGCAAGCATCTGAGGGTTCTACAGATAACGCAAATGATGCAACAGTTCCAGCACAAGACGGAAAAAGTGACCAAGATGACGTGGCAAACAAGGAAGACGAAGACACAGACTCTGAAATTGACGATTTTGAGGTTGATGGACGCTGCATTCCCAGCTTTTGTCTACTGGACATTCAAGGCTCTACTTGTACATTGTACATCTACACGTATGTTGATGGCGAGGTGAAGGTCGATAAAGTGGTGTACAACAAAAAATAA